The Schizosaccharomyces pombe strain 972h- genome assembly, chromosome: I genome contains a region encoding:
- the mrp51 gene encoding mitochondrial 37S ribosomal protein bS1m produces the protein MSFAQILRGSRAMASPKCLPESNYSTSHLRFPRLQSITSKKNSRARGDWGLKRTLPKIKTRYICVRQQDSLYKQADFQSSAKFVRLVRNWFDAGFVRDPSEVALLQELLKETGLKDTRDINKVFSPSKQSDENDNFRRYGVSGGIQYSNVPLINSRVTPNCESNCSNIRRRLTAHIISSDASTAYYGLGGLILRLPRTVVFNRNRSSPLFSQEQRISYTVYKNGRLRLVPFSGPELETHLAYPSEDSEVESFFNRDIQLVAKRDSSLDAPVSYQRGIMKFFMAPSQTSNNEANSSEKDNLSNS, from the coding sequence atgagTTTTGCACAAATTCTCCGTGGCTCGAGGGCAATGGCTTCTCCAAAATGTCTTCCAGAATCCAATTATTCAACATCACACCTTCGGTTTCCTCGATTGCAATCCataacttcaaaaaaaaatagtagaGCTCGTGGTGATTGGGGACTGAAAAGGActcttccaaaaataaagacaaGATACATATGTGTGCGGCAGCAAGATTCCTTATACAAGCAAGCAGATTTTCAATCAAGCGCTAAATTTGTTCGTCTAGTTCGCAATTGGTTTGATGCTGGATTTGTACGAGATCCTTCTGAAGTTGCTTTGTTGCAAgaattattgaaagaaacGGGGTTGAAAGATACGCGTGACATAAATAAGGTATTTTCTCCTTCTAAACAATCCGACGAAAATGATAACTTTCGCCGTTACGGAGTTTCTGGCGGTATTCAATACAGTAATGTTCCTTTAATTAATTCTCGAGTAACACCTAATTGTGAATCAAATTGTTCCAATATTCGACGTCGACTTACGGCCCATATAATTAGTTCAGATGCCTCTACTGCATACTACGGTTTAGGGGGCTTGATTCTGAGGCTACCTCGAACAGTTGTCTTTAATAGAAATCGGTCATCTCCCCTCTTTTCCCAGGAACAGCGCATTTCTTATACAGTCTATAAAAATGGTCGACTCCGACTAGTTCCCTTTTCCGGTCCCGAGTTAGAAACACATCTTGCCTATCCCTCGGAAGACTCGGAGGTTGAATCGTTTTTTAACAGAGATATTCAATTGGTAGCCAAAAGAGATTCATCTCTCGATGCTCCCGTATCCTATCAACGGGGtattatgaaattttttatggCTCCCTCTCAAACCTCAAATAATGAAGCTAATTCCTCAGAGAAAGATAACCTCTCTAATTCGTAG
- the bbc1 gene encoding SH3 domain-containing protein has translation MSSFPTRVVALYPYRSSFSDDLEFDPGQVIDVVSNLDGDWYTGTYVDSDGNRKIGSFPKDFTEPAEDAVFVERASEMALHQPTPTSAVHSRNSSLGYAPSITRSIKSISNNTEHLGADTESYLSANDFIDSTSEALTKIVDVDTLSAPFGNDSNSRPHSLKNVEKLHTFSAPYTISEETPSCSTENDSLPLTATHTITGGEDAATGAAVTNTTTTHITTSTNTSTVIPSNPNSVFLVDCTHSQCPTDLPNIATTQHSLRYLDNASASAITVLERTHPAASSTMATESSHQSPSADSQAEELSKSQRVAKDDDPFVVSNTANSDEPASSSKPAKPLTDLNRAFSQRLNLDPQKPGKSQGEISEQEEDEYDDAESDEMHSPYSTHEPESEPEDQDEPSEKDDENKDVEEEQEQEQEEEQIDPEEAKRIALRERMAKMSGGIGMHVFGLPGLAAPIGRKNTLRRTPAKSSEEAKSTTNDSSPPKDSSSTSTQPTEQSNAQQAPSPKEEERPLPSEPSQNQPAEYRDTPDTPRNIMPLPGLMSADQPIKVTEPSNDADKAIVAEGPNNEEETKGPVIPETQETSEQQVHKTPSPEKQKVLSPPPIITNFDKETLASNEAHEAVPQKPSAPQVTRLMAPQDSSSVVTPSPTSLLDPARAVRKVIDGIDPPKEAGAGATADVESAANSPITPPRTWHSPDFTSKSFEPIERKLPSRISEVTEDSIDEDKQNEVDPSTSARALPPPGLRFGKVDTLASLAHDDLDDLPAVPRIFSPPPLPKTPSGEFGDNEFMFPKKSNRVRGHQSRPSTGSQLRNVVPVSIVTSGGRPALPDEMASPSSSIGHPLPSPPPADFNSLNVDFYEPHSYLESPAPEPQPSYEEESFNATVIHAPTPSTATFQGHPTISNVATPPLKQDVTESKASPVADASATHQSSTGLTQEITQLGSNMRLPTKLTRPSNDGRKASGPRPAAPPSIPPPLPVSNILSSPTSEPPKDHPPSAPLSKPVSTSPAAPLARVPPVPKLSSKAPPVPLPSADAPPIPVPSTAPPVPIPTSTPPVPKSSSGAPSAPPPVPAPSSEIPSIPAPSGAPPVPAPSGIPPVPKPSVAAPPVPKPSVAVPPVPAPSGAPPVPKPSVAAPPVPVPSGAPPVPKPSVAAPPVPAPSGAPPVPKPSVAAPPVPAPSSGIPPVPKPAAGVPPVPPPSEAPPVPKPSVGVPPVPPPSTAPPVPTPSAGLPPVPVPTAKAPPVPAPSSEAPSVSTPRSSVPSPHSNASPSPTSSSMASAAPARTSVSRSKSKAERHETSTSSRKSSKSGEHHHHHNEGHADSSSTRTSLAHQDSRKSLHRHLSRSSSRASKKPSIVSTTGPFNESFSAKPVEPCASEKWWLNSTAVPKSVVQMNDSVLYMIKEGITGQDKKYKSVHILFPDYSQTVLTATFNPHNQNITQLSQLQLAPPAQPSKARLDEEYACYGSTILKKARAYQGSMVGDGSAFTFVNSVMSILAHNLEPINKQTFGGVIYKNVGNVTVQQIGEIRPGDIVTFDKAKFSGQKGTLRSKYSLEVGKPMHYGIISEWDVSKLKIRVLEQGRESKKVSVASYKFGDLKSGEVTVWRVMRRSWLGWN, from the coding sequence ATGAGCTCGTTTCCCACAAGAGTGGTTGCACTCTATCCTTATAGAAGCAGCTTCTCCGATGACTTGGAATTTGATCCAGGCCAAGTTATCGACGTCGTCAGTAATCTGGACGGCGACTGGTATACCGGAACATATGTGGACTCGGACGGTAACAGGAAAATTGGCTCCTTTCCAAAGGACTTTACCGAGCCAGCAGAGGATGCTGTGTTTGTAGAACGTGCTAGCGAAATGGCTCTTCATCAACCTACGCCAACTAGTGCTGTTCATTCTCGCAACTCTTCCTTAGGTTATGCTCCTTCTATTACACGTAGCATCAAGTCGATTTCCAACAATACAGAGCATCTTGGTGCCGATACAGAATCATATCTTTCAGCTAATGACTTTATTGACAGTACAAGTGAAGCACTTACGAAGATAGTTGATGTGGATACATTGAGTGCGCCATTCGGTAACGACAGCAACTCGCGTCcacattctttaaaaaatgtggAAAAATTGCATACATTCTCAGCTCCATATACCATATCTGAAGAGACGCCATCTTGCTCCACTGAGAACGACTCGCTACCACTTACCGCTACTCACACTATTACTGGTGGTGAGGATGCTGCTACCGGTGCTGCTGTAACCAACACCACCACTACCCACATTACTACTTCCACCAACACGTCTACCGTCATCCCCTCTAACCCAAATTCAGTTTTTCTTGTCGATTGTACTCATTCACAGTGCCCAACTGATTTACCAAACATCGCAACTACCCAACACTCTTTAAGGTATCTTGATAACGCATCTGCATCCGCAATAACCGTTTTGGAACGCACTCATCCCGCAGCTTCTTCCACCATGGCTACTGAGTCCTCCCATCAATCTCCGTCTGCGGACTCACAGGCAGAAGAATTATCAAAGAGCCAGCGAGTTGCAAAGGATGACGATCCTTTTGTTGTTTCCAATACTGCGAATTCCGATGAGCCAGCTTCAAGCTCAAAGCCCGCTAAACCCCTTACTGATTTGAATCGAGCCTTTTCTCAGCGCCTTAACTTGGATCCTCAAAAGCCCGGTAAATCACAGGGCGAAATCAGTGAGCAGGAGGAAGATGAATATGACGATGCTGAGTCAGATGAGATGCACAGTCCCTATAGCACTCACGAACCCGAATCTGAACCTGAAGACCAGGATGAACCATCGGAAAAGGATGATGAGAATAAAGATGTAGAGGAAGAACAAGAACAAGAGCAGGAGGAAGAACAAATTGATCCCGAAGAAGCTAAACGAATTGCCCTACGCGAACGAATGGCAAAAATGAGTGGAGGTATTGGTATGCATGTTTTTGGATTGCCTGGTCTAGCTGCACCTATTGGACGGAAAAACACTTTGAGGAGAACTCCTGCCAAATCCTCCGAGGAAGCAAAGAGCACCACTAATGACTCTTCTCCACCAAAAGACTCTTCTTCCACTTCTACTCAACCTACTGAACAATCGAATGCTCAGCAGGCTCCGTCACCGAAGGAGGAGGAGCGTCCACTTCCTTCCGAACCTTCTCAAAACCAACCAGCAGAATACCGTGATACTCCTGATACCCCCCGGAATATAATGCCTTTACCAGGCCTTATGTCTGCCGACCAACCAATAAAGGTCACTGAGCCTTCCAACGATGCAGATAAAGCTATTGTTGCTGAGGGTCCCAATAATGAGGAAGAGACTAAGGGACCAGTAATCCCAGAAACTCAGGAAACTTCCGAACAGCAAGTTCATAAAACTCCTTCTCCGGAGAAGCAAAAAGTGCTTTCTCCTCCTCCAATTATTACTAACTTTGATAAGGAAACACTTGCCTCTAATGAAGCACACGAAGCGGTACCCCAAAAGCCTTCTGCTCCACAAGTCACTCGTCTCATGGCTCCACAAGATAGCTCTTCAGTGGTAACTCCTTCCCCAACTTCTTTGCTGGATCCTGCTCGTGCTGTTCGTAAAGTAATTGATGGAATTGATCCCCCGAAAGAAGCTGGTGCCGGTGCTACAGCTGATGTAGAATCGGCTGCTAACTCACCAATTACGCCTCCTCGCACCTGGCATTCGCCCGATTTTACCTCCAAGTCGTTTGAACCCATAGAGCGCAAACTTCCCAGTCGCATTTCTGAGGTCACTGAGGACAGTATTGACGAGGATAAGCAGAATGAAGTTGACCCTTCCACCAGTGCGCGTGCTCTTCCTCCGCCTGGCTTACGGTTTGGTAAAGTCGACACTTTAGCCAGTCTTGCACATGATGATTTAGATGATTTACCAGCAGTTCCACGTATATTTAGCCCACCTCCTTTGCCAAAGACGCCCTCTGGCGAATTTGGAGATAATGAATTTATGTTCCCAAAAAAGTCAAATCGTGTTCGTGGTCACCAGTCCAGACCTTCAACTGGTTCCCAACTTCGAAATGTTGTTCCTGTTTCTATTGTAACTTCTGGTGGTCGCCCCGCTTTACCCGACGAAATGGCCTCGCCTAGCTCTTCTATCGGTCATCCTTTACCATCTCCTCCTCCAGCGGATTTTAATAGTTTAAATGTGGATTTTTACGAACCTCATAGCTATCTTGAATCTCCTGCTCCCGAACCTCAACCTTCTTATGAGGAAGAAAGTTTTAATGCTACGGTAATACATGCTCCAACTCCTAGTACTGCTACTTTTCAAGGTCATCCTACCATATCAAATGTTGCTACTCCACCTTTGAAGCAAGATGTTACCGAAAGCAAAGCTTCTCCTGTTGCTGATGCCTCAGCAACACATCAATCTAGTACAGGGTTAACTCAAGAAATTACTCAATTAGGCTCAAATATGAGATTACCCACCAAGTTGACACGTCCATCAAACGATGGACGCAAAGCTTCTGGACCAAGGCCTGCTGCTCCTCCCTCTATTCCTCCACCTTTACCAGTAAGCAATATACTATCTTCGCCGACTTCTGAACCTCCAAAGGATCATCCACCCTCGGCGCCTTTGTCGAAACCAGTATCAACTTCACCTGCTGCTCCGCTAGCCAGGGTACCTCCAGTTCCTAAACTTTCGTCTAAAGCACCTCCGGTGCCATTGCCTTCAGCTGATGCTCCACCAATCCCAGTACCTTCTACTGCCCCTCCTGTACCCATACCCACTAGTACTCCACCAGTACCGAAATCTTCTTCTGGAGCTCCATCAGCACCACCACCAGTACCAGCACCTTCATCTGAAATTCCATCAATTCCAGCTCCGTCTGGAGCTCCACCGGTGCCAGCACCTTCTGGAATTCCACCAGTGCCAAAGCCTTCGGTCGCAGCCCCACCGGTACCAAAGCCTTCAGTTGCAGTTCCACCGGTGCCAGCGCCTTCAGGAGCTCCACCAGTTCCAAAGCCTTCAGTTGCAGCTCCACCAGTGCCAGTACCTTCGGGAGCTCCACCAGTTCCAAAGCCTTCAGTTGCAGCTCCACCAGTGCCAGCGCCTTCAGGAGCTCCACCAGTTCCAAAGCCTTCAGTTGCAGCTCCACCAGTGCCAGCACCTTCTTCTGGAATTCCACCAGTACCAAAGCCTGCTGCGGGTGTCCCACCGGTGCCTCCACCAAGTGAAGCTCCACCGGTACCAAAGCCTTCTGTGGGTGTTCCTCCAGTCCCCCCACCATCTACAGCTCCACCGGTGCCGACACCTTCCGCTGGGCTTCCACCAGTACCAGTTCCTACTGCAAAGGCTCCTCCAGTACCTGCACCTTCTTCTGAAGCCCCTTCAGTTTCGACACCAAGATCTTCGGTTCCGTCGCCACACTCGAATGCCTCACCTTCTCCaacttcttcttctatGGCTTCTGCTGCTCCAGCACGTACTTCAGTTTCAAGGTCGAAATCTAAAGCTGAAAGGCATGAAACATCGACAAGCAGTCGTAAGTCTTCAAAGTCTGGAGAACACCATCATCATCACAATGAAGGACATGCTGATTCATCTTCTACTCGTACGTCATTAGCGCATCAAGACAGTCGTAAATCTCTTCATCGACATCTTTCGCGCTCTTCGAGTAGAGCTAGTAAGAAACCTTCTATTGTCTCTACTACTGGACCTTTTAACGAAAGCTTTTCTGCAAAGCCGGTTGAGCCTTGCGCTTCTGAGAAATGGTGGCTGAATTCTACTGCTGTTCCTAAATCCGTAGTGCAGATGAATGACTCTGTTCTATATATgataaaagaaggaattaCAGGGcaagataaaaaatacaagtCTGTACACATACTGTTCCCTGACTACAGCCAAACAGTCTTGACAGCTACATTCAACCCACATAACCAAAATATTACACAATTATCTCAACTTCAACTAGCTCCACCAGCACAGCCTTCAAAAGCTAGATTAGATGAGGAATATGCTTGTTATGGCTCtacaattttgaaaaaagccCGAGCTTACCAAGGTAGCATGGTTGGTGATGGTTCTGCATTCACTTTTGTTAATTCCGTTATGTCGATACTGGCGCATAATCTCGAACCTATAAACAAACAGACTTTTGGAGGTGTGATTTACAAGAATGTTGGAAATGTTACTGTGCAACAAATTGGTGAGATTCGCCCAGGTGATATAGTTACATTTGATAAGGCTAAATTTAGTGGACAAAAAGGTACTCTTCGTTCAAAATACTCTCTTGAAGTTGGTAAGCCCATGCATTATGGTATCATATCAGAGTGGGATGTTTCGAAACTGAAGATTAGGGTGTTGGAACAAGGCAGAGAGTCCAAGAAGGTTTCAGTTGCAAGCTACAAATTCGGTGATTTAAAGAGTGGAGAAGTTACTGTGTGGCGTGTAATGCGTCGATCTTGGCTTGGTTGGAATTAA